The proteins below are encoded in one region of Clostridium pasteurianum DSM 525 = ATCC 6013:
- a CDS encoding 2'-5' RNA ligase family protein yields MKYYLVALFDKDSYLFIEKIQKRICKKYKLYKKLPVLHITLEVIDDPDIEKLDKIVTEIINPYKKFRVKLNGVICFDPPYKSVNLKVENKGYITRLIRQINEKLKFYHFKVRENIDDWDLHVSLANTNYAIRNWSTDEYMMACENTKNSDPQKVARIDRIELWKPVNNKKTMTIKSFSLKQY; encoded by the coding sequence ATGAAATATTATTTAGTCGCATTATTTGATAAGGACTCTTATCTATTCATCGAAAAGATACAAAAAAGGATATGTAAAAAATATAAATTATACAAAAAACTTCCTGTTCTTCATATAACTCTTGAAGTAATAGATGATCCTGATATCGAAAAACTTGATAAAATAGTAACAGAAATAATAAATCCCTATAAAAAATTTCGAGTAAAACTAAATGGGGTTATTTGCTTCGATCCTCCATATAAATCAGTAAATTTAAAAGTGGAAAATAAAGGATACATAACAAGACTAATACGTCAAATTAATGAAAAACTAAAATTTTATCACTTTAAAGTAAGAGAAAATATAGATGATTGGGATCTACATGTCTCTTTAGCTAACACAAACTATGCTATTAGGAATTGGTCTACAGATGAATATATGATGGCCTGTGAGAATACTAAAAATTCTGATCCGCAGAAAGTAGCAAGAATAGATAGAATTGAACTTTGGAAGCCAGTAAACAATAAAAAGACTATGACTATTAAAAGTTTTTCATTAAAACAATATTAA
- a CDS encoding dUTP diphosphatase: MNLEKLFTLQKELDNRILKEHNLNGEILFSQKALALQVELGELANETRCFKYWSKKSPSPEENILEEFVDCLHFILSIGIDKKFQHIEITVGNYGDEITDQFLDIFIDINDFLICSSIDHYITLLEDFLSLGLSLGFTESKIEEAYLKKNLINHERQDNGY; the protein is encoded by the coding sequence ATGAATTTGGAGAAATTATTCACTTTACAGAAAGAGTTAGACAATAGGATATTAAAAGAACATAACTTAAATGGTGAAATCTTATTCTCTCAAAAAGCTCTTGCACTCCAAGTAGAGTTGGGTGAACTAGCTAATGAAACTAGATGTTTTAAGTATTGGAGTAAAAAGAGTCCTTCTCCAGAAGAAAATATTCTAGAAGAATTTGTAGATTGCTTACACTTTATACTAAGCATAGGTATAGATAAGAAATTTCAACATATTGAAATTACTGTTGGAAATTATGGTGATGAAATAACAGATCAATTTCTAGACATTTTCATTGATATTAATGATTTTCTAATCTGCTCTTCAATAGATCACTACATAACTCTCCTTGAAGATTTTCTAAGCCTAGGTTTAAGTTTGGGATTTACAGAATCAAAAATAGAAGAAGCTTATTTAAAGAAAAACCTTATAAATCATGAAAGACAGGATAATGGTTATTAA
- a CDS encoding efflux RND transporter periplasmic adaptor subunit, translating into MRRQKICLLIISIGLTLVLTACGGSSTANTDKKTAASAKQNKNTIEASGTVQAANVENIVIDFPATAIPKVTKVNVQEGQLVKKGDKLIDLDMSDYNATIKGKQKALDADISAKNADVESKKDITGDNAKKAYQAKIDAGQAKIDADKIEIDALKAKLNRPYLNDSGIISNMDNAVATDITYKAGDLVSPEKAALTLKDLNSLYVEANVSEEFIKDVSVGKSVEIIPTSDPNTKMTGKVTNIANAASLSKNGDTYIPVNISIEGNNGKLLPNYNVDVEIDKSK; encoded by the coding sequence ATGAGAAGACAAAAAATATGCTTATTAATTATTTCTATAGGATTAACATTAGTATTGACTGCTTGTGGAGGTTCAAGTACAGCAAATACAGACAAAAAAACTGCAGCGTCAGCAAAGCAAAATAAGAATACTATAGAAGCTTCAGGAACAGTTCAAGCAGCTAATGTTGAAAATATTGTCATAGATTTTCCTGCAACGGCTATTCCAAAGGTAACAAAAGTAAATGTGCAGGAAGGACAGTTAGTAAAAAAAGGTGATAAACTTATAGATCTGGATATGAGTGATTATAATGCAACAATTAAAGGAAAGCAAAAAGCTTTAGATGCAGATATAAGTGCTAAGAATGCAGATGTGGAAAGTAAGAAAGATATAACAGGGGATAATGCTAAAAAGGCATATCAAGCCAAAATAGATGCGGGACAGGCTAAGATAGATGCTGATAAGATAGAAATAGATGCACTAAAGGCTAAACTAAATAGACCGTACTTAAATGACAGTGGTATAATATCCAATATGGATAATGCTGTAGCTACTGATATTACATATAAAGCAGGAGATTTAGTTAGCCCAGAAAAAGCAGCATTAACTTTAAAGGATCTAAATAGCCTCTACGTGGAAGCAAATGTAAGTGAAGAATTCATAAAAGATGTATCAGTAGGAAAATCCGTTGAAATAATACCAACTTCTGATCCCAATACAAAAATGACAGGTAAAGTTACTAATATAGCTAATGCTGCTTCACTTAGCAAAAATGGAGATACCTACATTCCTGTGAATATATCCATAGAAGGAAATAATGGAAAACTTCTTCCAAATTATAATGTAGATGTAGAAATAGATAAGAGTAAATAG
- a CDS encoding bifunctional metallophosphatase/5'-nucleotidase gives MSSNEIKLIILETSDVHGNMIPIDYSNNEKTENGMSKIAAIIEEERNSNENIILIDNGDMLQGTPLTYYYAKIDKRDKNSIIDVLNFLKYDAAVIGNHEFNYGMEILNNSIKQSNFPWLSANILNKNSLKPAFGNPYIIKSFQNGLKVGILGLTTKYIPNWENPDIIDELKFEDVIKTAEKWIKVLKEKEKVDLVVVSYHGGFERDLDTGKPTESITGENQAYDLCMKVKDIDVLLTGHQHRSIYNKYINGVIVVQPGNAAKAIGKVEINLKRNFNGWKVIDKNSKLIYCKNRVSQSSVEDIVENIEKDTQIWLDKVIGNINGDMTVKNYMDIRTKDNALIEFINRVQMDSAGVDISNTALFDNKSRGFSSKVTMRDIVSNYVYPNTLKVIRIKGIDIKEALEKSASYFAPYDGESIKVNSKFSNPKPQHYNYDMWEGIEYEINISRPMGNRIVKLNYQGNPLEMEKEYDVVMNNYRAGGGGNYNMFKGKPVIRDIPIDMSELIANYILSRGTIEASVDGNWKVIHD, from the coding sequence ATGTCATCAAATGAAATTAAATTAATTATATTAGAAACCAGTGATGTGCATGGGAATATGATTCCTATAGACTATTCTAATAATGAAAAAACTGAAAATGGAATGTCAAAAATTGCTGCTATAATTGAAGAAGAAAGAAATTCAAATGAGAATATAATTTTAATAGATAATGGTGATATGCTTCAAGGTACTCCACTTACTTATTATTATGCAAAAATAGATAAAAGAGATAAAAATTCCATTATAGATGTATTAAATTTTTTAAAATATGATGCAGCTGTTATAGGAAATCATGAATTCAATTATGGCATGGAGATACTTAATAATTCAATAAAGCAATCAAATTTTCCATGGCTTTCAGCAAATATACTAAATAAAAATTCTTTAAAACCGGCCTTTGGTAATCCATACATAATAAAAAGTTTTCAAAATGGATTAAAAGTAGGCATCCTTGGACTTACTACAAAATATATTCCCAATTGGGAGAATCCTGATATAATTGATGAATTAAAATTTGAAGATGTAATTAAAACTGCTGAAAAATGGATTAAAGTTTTAAAAGAAAAAGAGAAGGTAGATTTAGTAGTAGTTTCTTATCATGGTGGTTTCGAAAGAGATTTAGATACTGGTAAGCCTACAGAAAGCATCACTGGAGAAAATCAAGCTTATGACCTTTGTATGAAAGTAAAGGATATAGATGTGTTATTGACTGGTCATCAGCATAGAAGTATTTACAATAAATATATAAATGGTGTGATTGTAGTTCAACCGGGAAATGCTGCCAAAGCCATAGGAAAAGTAGAAATTAATCTTAAAAGAAATTTTAATGGATGGAAAGTAATAGATAAGAATTCTAAGTTGATTTATTGTAAAAATAGAGTATCGCAGTCAAGTGTTGAAGATATAGTAGAGAATATTGAAAAAGATACTCAAATTTGGCTTGATAAAGTCATAGGCAACATAAATGGAGATATGACAGTTAAAAACTATATGGATATAAGAACTAAAGATAATGCTTTAATAGAATTTATTAATAGAGTCCAAATGGACAGTGCAGGAGTAGATATTTCTAATACAGCTTTATTTGATAATAAGTCTAGAGGATTTTCAAGTAAAGTTACCATGAGGGATATAGTTTCAAATTATGTCTATCCTAATACACTTAAAGTTATTAGGATTAAAGGAATAGATATCAAGGAAGCATTGGAGAAGTCAGCATCCTATTTTGCACCTTATGACGGAGAAAGTATTAAAGTAAATTCAAAGTTTTCTAATCCTAAGCCTCAGCACTATAATTACGATATGTGGGAAGGTATAGAATATGAAATAAATATATCAAGGCCAATGGGTAATAGAATAGTAAAATTAAATTATCAAGGAAATCCTTTAGAAATGGAGAAAGAATATGATGTAGTGATGAATAATTATAGAGCTGGTGGCGGCGGAAACTATAATATGTTTAAAGGTAAACCTGTAATAAGAGATATTCCTATCGACATGTCTGAATTGATAGCTAATTACATACTATCAAGGGGTACAATAGAGGCCTCTGTTGATGGAAATTGGAAAGTTATTCATGATTAA
- a CDS encoding branched-chain amino acid transaminase: MNNSYVVYNGKIVPENEVNISIRCKAFNYGLGCFEGIRAYWIEEDRQLYAFRLKEHYQRFLQSCKTLNIKLPYSVDELCSLTVDLLKKNNFKSTTYIRPIAYKGGEDIGPTLMDEDDRFVIYCQPLGSYTGKEELKVAITSWQRLEDNMLPPRTKATAAYLNSALASLEVKQNGFDEAIFLTSNGNICEGPGENLFIFKKGKLITPPPSDNILEGITRDTVMELAKNELNLEVVERSITRTELYASEEVFFSGTAMEVTPVIEIDRRVIGDGKAGDISKKIKELFFEITSGKNPKYSKYCTPVY, from the coding sequence GTGAATAATTCTTATGTAGTTTACAACGGTAAAATAGTTCCTGAAAATGAGGTAAATATAAGCATTAGGTGTAAAGCCTTCAATTACGGATTAGGCTGCTTTGAAGGTATTAGAGCCTATTGGATCGAAGAGGATAGACAACTTTATGCCTTTAGATTAAAAGAACATTATCAAAGATTTTTACAATCCTGTAAAACTCTTAATATCAAATTACCTTATTCCGTAGATGAATTATGTTCTCTAACTGTAGATCTTTTGAAAAAAAATAATTTTAAATCTACAACTTACATAAGACCTATAGCATACAAAGGTGGAGAAGATATAGGACCAACTTTAATGGATGAAGACGACAGATTTGTAATATACTGTCAACCTTTAGGCAGTTACACAGGTAAAGAAGAACTTAAAGTTGCTATAACTTCTTGGCAAAGACTTGAAGATAATATGCTTCCTCCAAGAACTAAGGCTACAGCGGCATATCTTAACTCTGCACTAGCATCTCTTGAAGTAAAACAAAATGGATTTGATGAAGCTATTTTTTTAACTAGCAATGGCAATATCTGTGAAGGTCCTGGAGAAAATTTATTCATTTTCAAAAAAGGAAAACTTATAACTCCTCCTCCAAGTGATAATATTCTTGAAGGTATAACAAGAGACACTGTTATGGAACTTGCAAAAAATGAACTGAATCTTGAAGTAGTAGAAAGAAGTATAACAAGAACTGAATTATATGCTTCTGAAGAAGTTTTCTTTAGTGGAACAGCTATGGAAGTTACTCCTGTAATTGAAATTGACAGAAGAGTAATAGGTGATGGAAAAGCTGGGGACATTTCTAAAAAAATAAAAGAGCTGTTTTTTGAAATAACTTCAGGCAAAAATCCTAAATACTCTAAATACTGTACTCCTGTATACTAG
- a CDS encoding S8 family serine peptidase → MFSIKKKLDNNLRLAIKNDRLKIYRVIIHCNALLDKLQSKIKSFKGELVCIIPSVNCVCANISSRAINRLIEYPEVDFITFDNFAYLCANSVSSSNKVNLSKNLKLTGKNTCIAIIDSGVYPHPDLLSPFKKIKNFIDIINGLNYPYDDNGHGTFISGLISSSGINSKGVYKGIAPNSSIYCIKAFNALGKAYISNILLAIDKVILDCKKFNIRILCLPFEICTEDNFILSLFYKSFEKAKENNIVVIVPSGNNENIKSSIRGIAGLDNCLTVGGLDTTSTMKSYSYSASGPCGKLMKPDLSAACVDIWSLKSDKNFISERNGVKLYPHKLQEYYTSFTGTSCAAAYVSGICALMLENNKNLNYKDIISLLKASCELLDFPKWQQGEGIINLNNLFSNE, encoded by the coding sequence ATGTTTTCAATAAAGAAAAAACTTGATAATAATCTTAGACTAGCTATAAAAAATGATAGACTAAAAATTTACAGAGTTATTATACACTGTAATGCATTATTAGATAAACTTCAATCAAAAATAAAATCTTTTAAAGGTGAATTAGTCTGCATAATTCCTTCCGTTAATTGTGTATGTGCAAATATATCCTCCAGAGCTATTAATCGTTTAATAGAATATCCTGAGGTGGATTTTATCACCTTTGATAATTTTGCTTATCTCTGTGCAAATAGCGTATCTTCGTCTAATAAAGTAAATTTATCTAAAAATCTAAAGCTGACAGGTAAAAATACCTGTATAGCAATAATAGATAGCGGAGTATATCCTCATCCGGATTTATTAAGTCCTTTTAAAAAGATCAAAAATTTTATAGACATTATCAATGGCCTTAATTATCCTTATGATGATAATGGTCATGGTACTTTTATAAGTGGACTAATATCAAGCAGTGGTATTAATTCCAAAGGTGTATACAAAGGCATAGCTCCCAATAGTAGTATATATTGTATAAAAGCTTTTAATGCTTTAGGAAAAGCCTATATATCCAATATACTTTTAGCAATAGATAAAGTTATTCTTGATTGTAAAAAATTTAACATAAGAATACTATGCTTACCTTTTGAAATATGCACAGAGGATAACTTTATATTATCACTTTTTTATAAATCCTTTGAAAAAGCAAAAGAAAACAATATTGTAGTAATAGTTCCAAGTGGTAATAATGAAAACATAAAAAGCTCTATAAGAGGTATAGCTGGATTAGACAACTGTTTAACTGTTGGCGGATTAGACACTACTTCTACCATGAAATCCTATAGTTATTCTGCCAGTGGTCCCTGTGGTAAACTTATGAAACCTGATCTTTCTGCTGCCTGTGTCGATATCTGGTCACTAAAATCCGATAAAAACTTTATTTCAGAGAGAAATGGTGTAAAACTTTATCCACATAAACTTCAGGAATATTATACCAGTTTTACTGGTACTTCTTGTGCCGCTGCTTATGTAAGTGGAATTTGTGCATTGATGTTGGAAAATAATAAAAATTTAAATTATAAGGATATAATTTCCCTTTTAAAAGCTTCCTGTGAACTATTGGATTTTCCCAAATGGCAACAAGGTGAAGGCATAATAAATCTAAATAATTTATTTAGCAATGAATAA
- a CDS encoding ferritin, with product MISEKLFSALNDQVNYEYYSAHIYLAMQAYCASQDLPGFENFFKVQIEEERFHASKFFNYIVDMDGDVTIKGMDNPNNEFGSVLDVFKATLSHEKFVTERIYNLMDIATDEKEHATISFLKWFIDEQTEEEKTVSTILKRLERIGDDKAALYMLDAELSQRVFTPPTTTA from the coding sequence ATGATAAGCGAAAAATTATTTTCTGCATTAAATGATCAAGTAAACTACGAGTATTATTCAGCACATATTTATTTAGCAATGCAGGCATACTGTGCTTCTCAAGATTTACCTGGATTTGAGAATTTTTTCAAAGTACAAATTGAGGAAGAAAGATTCCATGCAAGTAAATTCTTTAATTACATAGTTGATATGGATGGCGATGTAACTATTAAAGGTATGGATAACCCTAACAATGAATTTGGCTCAGTGCTTGATGTATTTAAAGCAACTTTATCTCATGAAAAATTTGTAACAGAGAGAATCTACAATCTTATGGATATAGCTACAGATGAAAAGGAACATGCAACTATAAGTTTCTTAAAATGGTTTATAGATGAACAAACTGAAGAGGAAAAAACTGTTTCTACCATATTAAAAAGATTAGAAAGAATTGGTGATGATAAAGCAGCATTATACATGTTAGATGCTGAATTAAGTCAAAGGGTATTTACACCTCCAACAACTACTGCTTAA
- the larA gene encoding nickel-dependent lactate racemase — protein sequence MKSIHMKYGNEKIEVSVDEDNLIQIIESNPFNLGKNENEVILDSLANPIGTPRLKDIVAKGEKICIVISDITRAWQRPYKFLPLIVEELNKSGISDKDITFLCAAGTHRNQTEKEHGLLLGPELSKRFKVIDHDCLDKNNLVYLGDTSYGTPVWINKIAMECDHIIITGAIVYHLLAGWAGGKKSILPGISGYESIMANHALSLGENIGDGSNPLVRSGYIENNPVHKDMLEAASFVKPSFMFNVIMGSDGNIAAAVSGNYIEAHKEGRELVNKIDGVKIHEKADLVIASAGGYPKDINLYQSSKTMINMNEAAKEGATLILISQCREGLGGDSDIKDIILNYDNILDREKSLRERYSISKFIGYYVCEMAEKYDFIMVSDIDQSLVKNANIKVVSTIDEALNIVYKKRGENLKTILMPKGANTLPILQD from the coding sequence ATGAAAAGTATTCATATGAAATATGGAAATGAAAAGATTGAAGTCTCTGTTGATGAGGATAATCTTATACAAATAATTGAAAGCAATCCCTTTAATCTAGGTAAAAATGAAAATGAAGTAATCTTAGATTCCCTAGCTAACCCTATAGGAACTCCAAGGCTTAAAGATATAGTTGCTAAAGGTGAAAAGATATGTATTGTAATATCAGATATAACTAGAGCTTGGCAAAGACCTTATAAATTTTTACCTTTAATTGTAGAAGAGCTAAATAAATCTGGAATATCTGATAAAGATATCACATTTTTATGTGCTGCAGGTACCCATAGAAATCAAACAGAAAAAGAACATGGACTTTTATTAGGTCCTGAATTATCTAAAAGATTCAAGGTCATAGATCATGATTGTCTTGATAAAAATAACCTCGTTTATTTAGGAGATACAAGTTATGGAACCCCTGTATGGATAAATAAAATAGCTATGGAATGTGATCATATAATAATAACAGGTGCAATAGTATATCACTTGCTTGCTGGATGGGCAGGTGGTAAAAAATCTATTTTACCTGGTATATCCGGCTATGAAAGTATTATGGCCAATCACGCTCTTTCTCTTGGTGAAAATATAGGTGACGGCAGCAATCCACTAGTAAGATCCGGGTATATAGAAAATAATCCTGTTCATAAAGATATGTTAGAAGCTGCGTCTTTTGTTAAACCTAGTTTTATGTTCAATGTGATTATGGGATCTGATGGAAATATTGCAGCTGCAGTTTCAGGTAATTACATAGAAGCTCACAAAGAAGGCAGAGAACTAGTAAATAAAATTGATGGTGTTAAAATCCACGAAAAGGCTGATTTAGTTATTGCCAGTGCTGGTGGATACCCTAAAGATATAAATTTATATCAATCCAGTAAAACAATGATCAATATGAATGAAGCTGCTAAGGAAGGTGCTACTTTAATCCTTATCTCTCAATGTAGAGAAGGTCTTGGCGGAGACTCAGATATTAAAGATATAATATTAAATTACGATAATATATTAGATAGAGAAAAATCCCTTAGAGAAAGATATAGCATATCAAAATTTATAGGTTATTATGTCTGTGAAATGGCAGAAAAATATGATTTTATAATGGTATCTGATATAGATCAGTCATTAGTTAAAAATGCCAATATAAAAGTGGTTAGTACTATTGATGAAGCTCTAAATATAGTTTACAAAAAAAGAGGGGAAAATTTAAAAACTATATTAATGCCAAAGGGTGCTAACACACTTCCCATTTTACAAGATTAA
- a CDS encoding ribonuclease Z, whose protein sequence is MIDIYLLGCGGSMPVPNRSLTSLLVSVNGSKLLIDCGEGTQVSMKILGSGFKAIDAICFTHYHADHVAGLPGLLLTIANSGRVDPLTLIGPTGLKNVVNGMTVIAPMLPYELNLVEVQQEFYEFRLNHMIIHTINCDHTLPCLGYSIEIKRMNKFNKEKAESNKIPTKFWSILQRGNRVQFNSEIFTPEMVLGDERKGIKICYITDTRPIDSIVNFIKESDLFICEGMYGDEKNIEKAIKNKHMTFKEAAILAKLSRVQELWLTHFSPALNDPEMYLEQTRSIFYNTVIGKDRIYKNINYKNL, encoded by the coding sequence TTGATTGATATATATCTATTAGGCTGTGGAGGAAGTATGCCAGTTCCAAATAGATCACTTACTTCTCTTTTAGTAAGTGTTAATGGAAGTAAATTATTAATTGATTGTGGTGAAGGAACACAAGTATCCATGAAAATACTGGGTAGTGGATTTAAGGCTATAGACGCCATTTGTTTTACTCATTATCACGCAGATCATGTAGCAGGTTTACCAGGACTTCTGTTGACTATTGCTAATTCCGGAAGAGTGGATCCACTTACTTTAATAGGACCCACAGGATTGAAAAATGTGGTAAATGGGATGACAGTTATAGCACCAATGCTTCCCTATGAACTAAATTTAGTAGAAGTGCAGCAGGAATTTTATGAATTTAGATTAAATCACATGATAATTCACACTATAAATTGTGATCATACACTTCCTTGTTTAGGTTATAGTATAGAAATAAAAAGAATGAATAAATTCAATAAAGAAAAAGCAGAGTCCAATAAAATACCTACTAAATTTTGGAGCATTCTTCAAAGGGGGAACAGAGTTCAATTTAATAGTGAAATATTTACTCCTGAAATGGTATTAGGTGATGAGAGAAAAGGAATAAAAATTTGTTATATTACAGATACAAGGCCTATAGATTCAATTGTAAATTTTATAAAAGAATCAGATCTTTTTATATGTGAAGGTATGTATGGAGATGAAAAGAATATTGAAAAAGCCATTAAAAATAAACATATGACTTTTAAAGAAGCGGCGATTTTAGCTAAACTTAGTAGGGTACAAGAACTTTGGCTGACACATTTTAGCCCGGCACTTAATGATCCAGAAATGTATTTGGAACAAACAAGGAGTATATTCTATAATACAGTAATAGGAAAAGATAGAATTTATAAGAATATAAATTATAAAAACCTCTGA
- a CDS encoding ISLre2 family transposase, translated as MYNISLNDENITFKGLEKKIYEYVCNLACSIMRETLDQIDKRLMDERDTSSLRDKGKRHTCIKTIMGNVEIDRRIYEYRVDGGKKAYKYLLDEYLEMDTIGHMSMNLVENILSNVTEISYRKTANNIKLMCNQDVSHTAVWNVVQGFGEKLKERDARKVELSKQGKLSGAKEVKVLFQEQDGIWLNIQGKNKPVKGKNKKKELKLGISYEGWKKRHSSKNEYVVENKLVCASFGDAKTFKELSKATVEEVYNVDEIDTRIINGDGAAWIKASIEDEGIYYQLDPFHKSQAVLRAVNDKQEAKKLIDLLHKGKVSESLNSIEQLMIKNNADEKEMKKLSNLYNYFVNNKEGLIPYHLREDIKLPEPPEGLEYRHLGTMEHNICDVLAQRMKGRKMSWSISGAENMAKIQAERFSNRLYKSLDELCNSVLTKEKFDKIEEIIVLSAAEVNKNISKSKTYAVHKGKVPFTGSAITNGRKAIRRIFEDRCFSELVYR; from the coding sequence ATGTATAATATAAGTTTAAATGATGAGAACATAACTTTCAAGGGACTAGAGAAGAAAATATATGAATATGTGTGTAATTTAGCTTGTAGTATCATGAGAGAAACTTTAGATCAGATTGATAAAAGATTGATGGATGAAAGAGATACCAGTTCCCTACGGGATAAAGGAAAAAGGCATACTTGCATAAAGACTATTATGGGCAATGTAGAAATTGACAGACGAATTTATGAATATAGAGTTGATGGCGGTAAAAAAGCGTATAAATACCTCTTAGATGAGTATTTAGAAATGGATACTATAGGACATATGTCTATGAACCTTGTTGAAAATATTTTGAGTAATGTTACTGAAATTTCATATAGAAAGACAGCTAATAATATAAAGCTCATGTGTAATCAAGATGTCAGTCACACGGCAGTGTGGAATGTTGTGCAAGGTTTTGGAGAAAAGCTTAAAGAAAGAGATGCAAGAAAGGTTGAGCTTAGCAAACAAGGAAAACTTTCTGGAGCAAAAGAAGTCAAGGTGCTTTTTCAAGAACAGGATGGAATATGGCTGAATATTCAAGGTAAAAATAAGCCTGTAAAGGGTAAAAACAAGAAAAAAGAATTGAAGTTAGGTATAAGTTATGAAGGCTGGAAAAAGCGTCATTCTAGTAAAAATGAATATGTTGTAGAAAATAAATTAGTCTGTGCAAGTTTTGGAGATGCTAAGACTTTTAAAGAGTTATCAAAAGCTACAGTTGAAGAAGTGTATAACGTGGATGAAATAGATACTCGTATAATAAATGGTGATGGCGCAGCCTGGATAAAGGCAAGTATTGAAGACGAAGGTATATATTATCAACTTGATCCTTTTCACAAGAGTCAAGCCGTTTTGAGAGCAGTAAATGATAAACAAGAAGCAAAAAAACTTATAGATTTATTACACAAAGGGAAAGTATCTGAAAGCTTGAATAGTATAGAACAATTAATGATAAAAAATAATGCTGATGAAAAAGAAATGAAGAAATTATCTAATTTGTACAATTACTTTGTAAATAATAAAGAAGGATTAATACCATATCATCTTAGGGAAGACATAAAGCTGCCAGAACCGCCCGAAGGGCTTGAATATAGACATTTGGGTACTATGGAACATAATATATGTGATGTATTGGCTCAACGAATGAAAGGCAGAAAAATGAGCTGGTCAATTAGTGGTGCAGAAAATATGGCTAAAATACAAGCAGAGAGATTTAGTAATAGACTTTATAAGAGCTTAGATGAACTATGCAATAGTGTTTTGACCAAAGAAAAATTTGATAAAATTGAAGAAATAATAGTTTTATCAGCTGCTGAAGTAAATAAAAATATTTCTAAATCTAAAACATATGCTGTACACAAGGGTAAGGTCCCATTTACAGGCTCCGCCATAACTAACGGAAGAAAAGCAATAAGAAGAATTTTTGAAGATAGATGTTTTAGTGAATTAGTTTATAGGTAA
- a CDS encoding DMT family transporter, which translates to MLGILLSILSGICMSVQGVFNTRLSEKIGLWETNVIVQGSALIFTLIILIFAGKGNFRNIKDANKLYLLGGVLGVIIIYTVMKGISSVGTTCAISTILIAQLLSAGIIDAFGLFDTQKVAFGIKEIIGIIAMIAGLVIFKWKC; encoded by the coding sequence ATGCTTGGTATACTTTTATCAATTTTATCAGGAATTTGTATGAGTGTTCAAGGAGTTTTCAATACAAGATTAAGTGAAAAAATAGGTCTTTGGGAGACAAATGTAATTGTTCAGGGAAGTGCATTAATCTTTACTTTAATAATATTGATATTTGCAGGTAAAGGAAATTTTAGAAATATAAAAGACGCAAATAAATTATATCTCCTTGGTGGAGTATTGGGAGTTATAATTATATACACAGTTATGAAGGGAATATCTTCTGTTGGTACTACTTGCGCAATTTCAACAATATTAATTGCTCAACTTTTATCTGCTGGAATTATTGATGCCTTTGGACTTTTTGATACTCAAAAAGTAGCTTTTGGAATAAAAGAAATAATTGGAATAATTGCTATGATAGCAGGACTAGTAATTTTTAAATGGAAATGTTGA